GGAGGTTGTCTCCCAAACCAGCCCCAAATCCCCGGTTTTTATTATCAAAAATATACTACACTcaattttgaccaaaaaataaactcaatTACATTCaattaaaccctaaaattcaACTTAACTACTTAAAATCATCTAAACAATTTAACAAACTAATAGAAATCATATATTCCATagcaaaactaaaaattttgTCTcaaaattcttattttattgctAAAATTAAGAACAACAAAACACATTAAAGACATACGAAAATAAAAGATCAAAAAAATAGGTAGCACTATAGCACCAACACCGTAGCTTCATCAGACAAAATGGAATGGAAGGAGGTTCTAATAACGAAGGGAGAACacattaaaaaacaatttccATATGTTTCTTGGTCAACCAATACCATCCTCGGCCCATCTCCAACCGGGGATTTTTAAGGATCCCCATAACACTGCCGCCACACCCAACCCCCTAGCGATTTACCCCAAATCTTCACCCGTTAGGGGCAGGTACCCAATTTTTGTCATCCTTACTCACACTCATAAGCGAAGCCAGAATTTTATATTATCGGAAGCCTCGACGCATAAGAAAACAGATAGGTCGACCTATCCCGAACAAGCATAATGTCCTCTTGAATTCTTAATGGCCGGTTGATGGAACTAGACTAACTACTAGAGATATTCGTGTTACTACGTCTGCACTAATTTGTACACGAATGCGTGAATTATACCGActactcaataaattataGACCACTTCAAATCTTCGTTTTCGAGAAGGATGATCAACTCCGCAAATATCGATTGAAACTTGAACCCTTGTATAGGTATCATTTGGTTGCATACTCGTTCTGTCCTAATAAAGCTATTACCCACTAAAGTACCAAGTGGAAGAAGAATGGTTTGTGCAGTATTATATATTCATGTCACCTTGTAAATTTACACTATATATTCATGTCAAAATGTGACtttgtaaaatatttattgctgGCTAGGAGGGCATAAGTTTAAGAATGGTAATTTTGCACTATaatcatgaagaaaagaagatcGAGCTAAGTCCGTGCCACTTCTAGCATGTACTTGGCTCTGTCCTTATTCTCACATGATTAATTCACGTCAAGAATGACATTGATTTACAGGAAGATATAGATAGATATACATGACATTAATGGACTTAGgggcaaaaataatatattcaaagtGATACAGAGACTACTcgcgattaaaaaaaaatcaataaaagaaTGTGCAAATAGGCTTTTATGTGGGCTTAATTCTCAACTTATAGTCCACAGGaatcaaacccaaaagaaattttatgCGCTTTGGCGATGgattttgaagcttcaaaaGCCCAGTCACTATATCTACAACCAGATtgccttttttgtttatctggGATTTACGAAAAGATTACTTTGATTGCTTTCGCTCTGTAAAAAGATGGCTCTCTTCCAAACCCAAACAGCTCCTCCTATCCATAGCTATGGCTTTAGCTCGAAAACCCATAGTCATTCTCCCATGGTCTTATCATTTCATTTTCCTCCACCTTCTCGCCTTGTTACTCACTTCTCCGTGAAAACCCATCAGCAAAATTCACTATTTTCTATCCAGAACACACCGCTTTCACTCTCAACAGTTACAAGGAAGTTGCTTTGCAGACCCCCTCAAGGGAAACATGTCAGAGAAGACTATCTTGTGGTAAGTTCTCCCTAGAAatgcttattttctttagcATTGCAATTACCCATTacttgttggttttttttttcctttaattcaTATGTTTTTCCTCCTTGATATAGTAATGATTTTATGGGTCAGTTTgtatattcaaattatttatcTGATTGGTGAGAAAATGTAGGAAACGTGAAAGGATTACAGTTTATTGAATTGATATTCTGGGATTTACCTCTGTATGGGAAGGGAAAGCATGgaacttttcttttgatttggcTTAGTTTGAAAGCCAACTTGGGATATAGAgttttactttattattttccttttatcaGTTATGGAGGCATCTGATAGAAGCAAGCAAGCATAGTTATTAGTAGTGAgattgaaacaaaacaattattgGTTTTAGGAATTCTCTgatctttctttatttttaaattataaatttgagcttatttatttctttttttggggagCGCAGAAGAAGGTGTCGGCCCAGGAGGTTCAGGAACTGgtaaaaggagaaagaaatgtACCCCTTGTCGTTGATTTCTTTGCAACATGGTGTGGACCTTGTATATTGATGGCTCAAGAACTTGAAATGGTATGCTTTACACATATGCATACTACTTTTAGCGACGCTACTCTGTATTCATatatggcttttttttttcttttgaagtttTGATGGTTCATCTGTgcaatttgataaaatacttGTATTTAGTACTTTGATATGGATTTCAAACTGGTTGTTAGAGAAATTCTGTTTTACTGCCTTTCTAGACCTTCCTAATCTTTTGTGTGTGGAAAGATCTTTTAAGGgggaaatttgaaaatttgaactgCACACAGTATGCATGCCCACTATGTTTTAAACCATTGTCACTTGTATGTTTTAGTACTGTAGAAAGAAAACCACTCTCACTTGTATGTCTTAATCGTGTCTGTAGAAAGAAAACCACTCTCACTTGTATGTATTAGTATTGACTGTAGAACGAGAACCACTCTCACTTGTAAGTTTTAGTCTTGACTAACAACAACCCAATATCACTTCTCGTAGATTAGGACTTTCATATGCTGCCCAATTGTAGGGGTCCATTTCTTGTATGGTGGCTGTTTGATCATGATTGGACGATTTTGAGTGTTTCTGAAAAGCAAGAAATATTATTAAAGGTACCCcacctttttttaaaacattcatGGCTGGCTGTAAAAATGATGTTGATTATATGAATGAGATTTTAGAAGTGTTCCTCTTCAAGTGGGTGGTAAATGGAGAAAATCCTGATCCAACATGTTTTAATTGATGACAACATCTTCAAGACGAGTGTACCTTAGTTAGCGTTTTAATCTCATCTGAAATGCTGTAATATGACTGAATGAAGTGCGAACCGCAAGTGTATTTCCTGGATAGAAGTTTCTAAAAAGCTGAAAGTGAAATATAATACGTGAGAAATGTGGTGTCTTTAGATGTGTGAGGTACATTATTTGCACAAGCTATTTCTGAACATTAGCTAGTATATGTCTTTGACATGTGATTAACATTTACTTTTAAGATGCTTACTGAGTGCTAGTTACAACGGTGATTAGATTAAGACTCTTTCCATGCTGCCAAATGTGGATGCCCATTTCGTGTAAaacattaaatataataaaagttGGCCAAACTTTTTGTAAAACATTTCTTGCCTGTCCAGTTGTTCATATGCATATTGTGATCTGTGATTCTGCATGTTTTACTTTATTACAAAATCTTCAGAAGGAGAGTACCATTGTTGTTGGTTACTGGAGGGGATCTATGGTCTTATGGTAGTGATGCTAGCTTTTTATTCTATCAAATGCTAGAATATGAGATGAATGAAGTGTGAGATGCAAGTCTATGCACCACGATTGCATTTGCAAACTtagctttatattttcttgtacCATTCCCATACTGTAGAACTGCTGCATAGTGCATTTGGGGAAAGTGCATCTTGTAAAGTAGAAAAGGTATTGAAATATGTCGGATAATGTTGTGCTTGCATTATGAAATCCTATTTACTTGGTAATAGACATCaacaaaagtgaaagaaataacatggttctcttttttctaattaatGTCTGCCATTTCAAGGAAATAAACTGGAGGCATTAAATTTATTCAGCTCATGTTGTATGAATCCTCAAAAGGGTATTTGAGCATGACATTTTCACTTGTTTCACCAAAAGCTTTGATAAACTTGTGTTCTTATTGTCCTGGTTCATATCTTTATGTAAGCCAAAAGATATATGAATAACTAAGTCAATTGACCCAATTGTGAACAGTTTGATAGTAAACCCAATGTTCCACTTGTTATAAGATTAGGAAACCCAGGTAACTCAAAGCCATATCCATGATGCAGTCTTACAGTAGTTAGCTTAATTGAAAACTAAGCTAAGGGTTATTTTAGAACTTTTCAGAGCAAACTTCTGATCTATAAACGATGGGCTATCAATCAGATAGGCAAAAATCAAATATGAGTATTTATCCTACTATCTTTAccaatccaaaataaaaatacccatGTATGCAGATTTCTTTTGAAAGTGAATGTAATGGTAAAAGTCTTTATATTCCAAGTGTTAGCTaacatataaattatattcCGTATTAGGATTCTAATGTTAATCAAATTGAATCTACCCTGTTCagaatttgattaaaaaaaacttggtTTGTAAGTATATGAGTAAcgttgaaatttgaattttcgtAACAGCTTGCTGTGGAGTATGAGAGCAATGTTAAAATTATTAAGGTTGATACAGATGATGAGTACGAGTTTGCACGTGACATGCAGGTAAttgcatttcttttttaccttttatttttatagttttattttgtctCTATTCTCTCAGCTTCTTCCATTCTCTCAAGCCCTACTTGTTGCACTGAAATTTCTTTATGGAATTTATGGCATTTAGTACTCTACGTTTTATGCCTCTTAAGAATTTATGTGTTTTTAGCTAGATATTTTTCATAGAAAATCACAGATTTTATATTAGTCTCAGTGATAAATATTCTGGATAAACATAAACTGGGTGGATATATTGCTTTGACTAATATCACTGGTTGAAGAGATCTAGATTTATTGGTATACAATGTCACTGTTGGAAAAGTTTTATGCAACAGATGAAGCATTGTAAACTCTTATTGCTAATATCTTGGAGTTTGAATGGCAATTAACTAGGGAAATAATACCTCCTAAACTCTTTCAAATCAGGTTCGAGGATTGCCGACATTGCTCTTTGTCAGTCCAGATCCAAGTAAAGATGCCATCCGGACTGAAGGGCTCATCCCATTACAGATGATGCGGGATATCATTGATAACGAAATGTGAAGGAGTCCGGGAAAATGATTTGGTTATTGCTCCATACAATTGGGGGGCCATGGTTCTGTTTGGTGATGGTACAAGCATTATCATTGCTTGTTGAGGTTTGTAATGTCCTAATTTACTAATTGGAATATTTCCTTGGAGTCAACAATTTTGTAGCCATATGATATCTAATAGATGCGGTTTGTAGGTGTGTTTAGATATATGATGTGTCTGTCGTACATCCTTGCACGATTACGATTCCTTTTActgtttaaattataaggatgTTTGGTGATGCTACAAGCCTTAGGGCATGGAAAATATATTAACCAGGTCTGATTGCGGAGCTTCTATGGCTGACATTTGGTGTCATGCTTCCCTACAACATGCACAATTAGGGTTGCATTTGGAAGTGAATGAATACAAGGAGGCTTGTGATCTGGATGTTATACTTCGTTTATATCTGCACTAGAAACccccaaattttctttttccgttttaaagtaaaaagaatAAGATAAGAGTAAAAGTTGATGACGCAGTGGAAACAGAATCGCGTAGATGCTTGATATTATACTTCTTTTAGAAAGACAAAAGTCCGTATATAACTTACTAAAAGCATAGCTACAAACTCATGGTAAAGACTTCAATTATGCCTCACTTGACTTCTTAAAAGCTTATGCGATCTGGAAGGCACTTGGATTTAACAGATCAACCAaccacttgatttttttttactaatttcTATCGAATTATGAGTGCCTTGCTGGATTTCtcacattttattttatttatcataGTTTCtcgctttttatttatttcattcttAGTCAAAAGACCGACTGGTATAGTGGTTTAGAgcaatttgacatatcggAGAGATCACACAAATTTACAGTGACTAGTTCTATACTTTTGTGCCTGtgtcaaaaattaaaatgacaaGTACCAAAGTGAAACATGAACCGAACCACATGGACCAAAAATGTGATTCGGCATATAATTTGTTTGTACTTcccaaaaatgggaaagatATTTGAGATGTACAAGAGCCAACCACCTGGAAAATGTTAACAAAAAAGTTTGCTAGTTTGCATATGAGAGAGTTTACATCTCCATTGACGGTCCTCCGCTTCTGATAAAGGGAAAGAGACACAGAAGTTTACATGTGAACCACCACTACATTAGAAAGTTATTTAAAATGAAGCTAATATTAGATAACGGGGTCTAGTCTAGTGCAAAATAGCATTGATTTGTAAATTAGTAGTCTCAGTTTCTAACCCCCATAACACATTGATAGTATATGGGTGAGAAAACCACCATCCTGCAGTATCGCTTgcatcaccaaaaaaaaaaaaaaaaactaatattaaATATGTATGCTTATTTTCACAAATAGTCCCTGAAGTTCACGAAATTATCATATTTgatcatttatgtttttttttgtgacataATTGGTTAAGGTTACTCTTGGTACATCAAGTTGGTCCTTGTCGTGAGGTTCTGTCAAAATTAAGGACCAACTTGATGTACCAAGAGTAACCTTAAAGACCAACTATGGcacaaaaaaaacctaaaaaaccAATGTGACAATTTCGTGAACCTCAAGAACCATTTGTAAAAATAagccaaatatatattaaacccacacaaaaaatatcaaatcCAAATTTTACATTCTCATATTATAGcaaaaaattacatttacaTCTTCCGAAAATATAAAGTGGGATGCAAAAGTAGTTTTACGTCTccaaatttacatttttttaacaCCTAAAGATCACCTCCAAGTCTTCCATTCCCTTTTTATGGTACCAAAATTTCTTGGTTCGAAGCTTCTATACAtccttttccatttctttctcACCTCACTTCCCTTTCTCCTATATTTTCCCTTCAACCTTTCGTTTTCTTCCCGAGTATTCTTTGAACTTAGGCGAGAGGTCACAACACAACATTAATTGAACATGATCACCTATATAGCAAAAGTAGAATAAGCCACAATTCTTCTTCGTATTCACACATCCCTTTCAttatctttctttcctttcagtTCACCTTTTTTTCCATCCACGGAAATAATCAGACTTCTACGCCAACCAAATGTGTTAAATGTTATTTTCGTGAAACTTCTTTCCTTTCTCACTAGGGACAAAATTTAAATGACTTGCCACCACCCTACGCGTTTCTTCTTGGTTTACATTGGAGTTGTATGGGTTCCAACTAGGGTGCCGTAGGGGGTAGAAAAACTTGTATTAAATAGAGATAGTACTGTTTTGCTATCCTCAATAATTATATACtgtcataaaaaaaagttatcacAAATAGTGAGTTTGTAACTCAAATAGTTAACATACCGTAATTAAATAGAGAAACACTTACCGTAATTAATACCCCCGTTTTATGTAAGTGTTTCTCTATGGTGGGAACTATTGGCACTCCCTACGTATATTTCATTTGACTAAAACACGATGAATAGTGAGTTTGTAACTCAAATAGTTAAAAACAGTTGCCCTTACACTTAAGGTACTATGCATGAACCTCCTCTCGCTCAATATTACTGGTGTCGAATGCTTATGTATAGTTTTATAAATTGGCCCTTAgtgaaaaatcataataat
Above is a window of Prunus persica cultivar Lovell chromosome G2, Prunus_persica_NCBIv2, whole genome shotgun sequence DNA encoding:
- the LOC18786918 gene encoding thioredoxin-like protein CITRX1, chloroplastic — its product is MALFQTQTAPPIHSYGFSSKTHSHSPMVLSFHFPPPSRLVTHFSVKTHQQNSLFSIQNTPLSLSTVTRKLLCRPPQGKHVREDYLVKKVSAQEVQELVKGERNVPLVVDFFATWCGPCILMAQELEMLAVEYESNVKIIKVDTDDEYEFARDMQVRGLPTLLFVSPDPSKDAIRTEGLIPLQMMRDIIDNEM